Proteins found in one Desertifilum tharense IPPAS B-1220 genomic segment:
- a CDS encoding DUF2358 domain-containing protein: MENTLSTPLGESEYQHQIDRVIQTLRQDLPTLFERDITYDIYTSDIYFQDPVNKFKWKFNYRIIFWTLRFHARLFFTEIYFDVHDIQHPSPDLVLVHWTVRGTLRVPWKAKVLFNGSSHYSLNSSGLIYRHLDTWDRKPGEIVRQFFQPDAGE; this comes from the coding sequence GTGGAAAACACCCTTTCTACTCCACTGGGAGAAAGCGAATATCAACATCAAATCGATCGCGTCATCCAAACTCTGAGACAAGACCTGCCAACCTTATTTGAACGCGATATTACTTACGATATTTATACCTCTGATATCTATTTTCAAGACCCCGTTAACAAATTTAAGTGGAAATTTAATTACCGCATTATCTTCTGGACGCTGCGATTTCACGCCAGACTCTTTTTTACAGAAATCTATTTTGATGTGCATGACATTCAGCACCCTTCCCCCGATCTTGTCCTCGTACATTGGACAGTTCGGGGGACGTTGCGCGTTCCCTGGAAAGCCAAGGTTTTGTTTAATGGATCTTCGCACTATTCGCTGAATTCATCGGGCTTAATTTACCGCCATCTTGATACCTGGGATCGCAAACCGGGTGAGATTGTGCGGCAATTTTTCCAGCCGGATGCTGGCGAATAG
- a CDS encoding DUF1206 domain-containing protein — translation MWVERLARFGFAAKGIVYAVIGLLAVMAATDNGGETTDANGALAAIALQPFGQILLSAIAIGLFGYVLWRFVQAFFDPERHGTDAKGIAQRLGFAMSGAIYLGFAWTAIQLVMDATNRHEGNATQDWTARILAQPFGQWLVGLGGVLMIALGFYQFYQAYKAKFRGELNWHHMSANEKTWATRLGRLGISARGVVYALIGIFLIQAARLSNPNEARGVDGALQALSQQPYGKWLLLIVALGFIAYGVYMGVEARYRRINPPDVVQKLSDKVSSGNRTV, via the coding sequence ATGTGGGTTGAACGACTCGCTCGCTTTGGCTTTGCTGCCAAAGGGATTGTTTATGCGGTGATTGGTCTTTTAGCGGTGATGGCTGCAACGGATAATGGCGGCGAAACCACAGATGCGAATGGGGCGTTAGCTGCGATCGCGCTTCAGCCGTTTGGACAAATTTTACTAAGCGCGATCGCCATCGGCTTATTTGGCTACGTGTTGTGGCGATTTGTCCAAGCCTTCTTCGATCCCGAACGTCATGGAACTGATGCCAAAGGAATCGCTCAACGTCTAGGTTTTGCCATGAGTGGAGCCATTTATTTAGGCTTTGCTTGGACAGCCATTCAATTAGTAATGGACGCAACCAATCGTCATGAGGGAAATGCAACTCAAGACTGGACGGCCCGCATCTTAGCTCAACCCTTTGGTCAGTGGTTAGTGGGGTTAGGGGGAGTCTTGATGATTGCTTTAGGATTTTACCAATTTTATCAAGCTTATAAAGCCAAGTTTCGGGGCGAACTCAATTGGCATCACATGAGCGCTAATGAAAAGACTTGGGCCACTCGTTTAGGTCGTTTAGGGATTAGCGCGCGGGGAGTCGTTTATGCTTTAATTGGAATTTTTCTGATCCAAGCAGCCCGTTTATCTAACCCCAATGAAGCTAGAGGGGTAGATGGCGCGCTTCAGGCTTTAAGCCAGCAACCTTATGGTAAATGGTTATTACTGATTGTGGCACTTGGATTTATTGCTTACGGAGTTTACATGGGCGTAGAAGCCCGCTATCGTCGGATTAACCCACCGGATGTGGTTCAGAAACTTTCAGATAAAGTATCCTCCGGCAACAGAACCGTCTAG
- a CDS encoding metal ABC transporter ATP-binding protein, giving the protein MLEVGNLAVSYRGLCALDNINFAISPGQIVGILGPNGAGKSTLVKAMLGLVPVSRGKIQFNNRPLRQQLQQVAYVPQRSQIDWDFPITVQNVVMMSRTVRIGWFRSPSRQSQELVRSALERVGMWEHRHRQIGELSGGQQQRVFLARAIAQQADLFLFDEPFNAIDRTAQDIIFDVFRELKTQAKTLLVISHDLGETLNYYDRLLLLNRHLIAMGPRSEVLTTANVQQAYGHDLSLLAA; this is encoded by the coding sequence ATGTTAGAAGTTGGAAACCTCGCCGTAAGTTATCGGGGACTCTGCGCCTTAGACAATATCAATTTTGCGATTTCTCCCGGCCAAATTGTCGGTATTTTAGGGCCCAATGGTGCGGGGAAGAGTACCTTAGTTAAGGCCATGTTAGGGTTAGTCCCGGTTTCGCGAGGCAAGATCCAGTTTAATAATCGTCCATTACGACAGCAACTTCAGCAAGTGGCGTATGTACCGCAGCGATCGCAAATTGACTGGGATTTTCCGATAACCGTGCAGAATGTGGTGATGATGTCTCGCACGGTGCGGATCGGCTGGTTTCGTTCTCCCTCGCGCCAGTCCCAAGAATTAGTCCGATCTGCCCTAGAACGGGTGGGAATGTGGGAGCATCGTCATCGTCAAATTGGCGAACTCTCTGGGGGACAGCAGCAGCGCGTCTTTTTAGCCAGAGCGATCGCGCAGCAAGCCGATCTATTTTTATTTGACGAACCCTTTAACGCCATCGACCGCACCGCCCAAGACATTATCTTTGATGTGTTTCGCGAACTCAAGACCCAAGCCAAAACCCTGCTTGTCATTAGTCACGATCTCGGTGAAACGCTCAACTATTATGACCGCCTGCTGCTGCTCAACCGCCATCTGATTGCGATGGGGCCGCGCAGCGAGGTGCTAACTACCGCAAACGTTCAGCAAGCTTACGGCCACGATCTGAGCCTGCTCGCGGCTTGA
- a CDS encoding opioid growth factor receptor-related protein produces MTSDTERLLNFYRGQKPDSAGRNIEQIWNWDYNPLESTHDYIQWLFPLKQPSPVNPQAPILNPEVIEIFRNSQELRSRLLKSFLVMLDFYGLQCQDNDPNAVIITQAENYSERQANWLRRSNHNFLRITRILTCLHILGLEQYAIAFLDCLKQIYQTDAPIIGEVTYRYWNNAI; encoded by the coding sequence ATGACAAGTGACACAGAACGACTCTTAAACTTTTATCGGGGACAAAAACCTGATAGCGCGGGCAGAAATATTGAGCAAATCTGGAATTGGGATTATAACCCGCTTGAATCCACTCATGACTATATTCAGTGGTTATTTCCCCTAAAGCAACCCAGTCCCGTCAATCCTCAAGCGCCAATCCTCAATCCCGAAGTTATTGAGATTTTTCGTAATTCTCAGGAATTGCGATCGCGCCTGTTGAAGTCATTTCTGGTTATGCTCGATTTCTATGGCTTGCAATGCCAAGATAACGACCCGAATGCGGTCATCATTACGCAAGCTGAAAACTACTCAGAACGCCAAGCGAATTGGCTCAGACGTAGCAACCATAACTTTTTGCGGATAACTCGCATTCTAACTTGCCTGCATATTTTAGGCTTAGAACAATATGCGATCGCCTTCTTAGATTGCTTAAAGCAAATCTATCAAACTGACGCACCAATTATTGGCGAAGTCACCTATCGTTACTGGAACAATGCCATTTAA
- a CDS encoding SH3 domain-containing protein: protein MKNIHYLLLGGALAAVIGGAAFATAIHQRQDEPNPPIVTNPSPSPSPEPVAQNPSPANPGNPAPPKYPEFEHRRITLVDEVQPGTEFHTFREQLRQAVKSRDARFVRSLIPANGVTLGFGGPQSAEELNLNSPQSRFWPLLEKSTAIGCTAQKNEYFENAVQGDRVWVCANINQAFRQQYPAPPSYEGIEWELTHVVVVGENVNVRSQPSLNSSAINVLSNEVVEVDRPALEKYLDRLFSEGKEHDPIEGWTPVKLSNGQAGYVYNRFVYAPLEYRAVFGQVNGQWQLIHMPGGD from the coding sequence ATGAAAAACATTCACTATTTACTCTTAGGTGGAGCTTTAGCCGCAGTTATCGGGGGTGCAGCCTTCGCGACAGCTATTCATCAACGTCAAGATGAACCCAACCCACCCATCGTTACCAACCCTTCACCGTCTCCTTCTCCAGAACCCGTCGCCCAAAATCCCTCGCCAGCCAACCCCGGTAATCCTGCTCCGCCAAAGTATCCTGAGTTTGAGCATCGGCGCATCACCTTAGTGGATGAAGTACAGCCGGGAACTGAGTTTCATACGTTTCGGGAACAGTTGCGCCAAGCCGTGAAAAGCCGAGATGCGCGGTTTGTGCGATCGCTGATTCCCGCCAATGGGGTAACGCTAGGGTTTGGAGGCCCGCAAAGCGCCGAGGAGTTGAACCTCAATAGCCCTCAATCGCGGTTTTGGCCGCTTTTAGAGAAATCGACTGCGATCGGCTGTACAGCCCAGAAAAACGAGTATTTTGAAAACGCCGTTCAAGGCGATCGCGTTTGGGTATGCGCCAATATCAACCAAGCCTTCCGCCAACAGTATCCCGCGCCGCCTTCCTACGAAGGAATTGAATGGGAACTGACTCATGTGGTTGTAGTGGGGGAAAATGTGAATGTGCGATCGCAGCCCAGCCTGAACAGTTCAGCGATCAATGTGCTATCGAATGAAGTGGTAGAGGTCGATCGTCCCGCTTTAGAAAAATACCTCGATCGACTCTTCAGCGAGGGTAAGGAACACGATCCAATCGAAGGTTGGACGCCGGTTAAACTTTCTAACGGACAAGCCGGATATGTCTACAATCGTTTCGTCTATGCTCCGCTAGAATATCGCGCTGTATTTGGTCAAGTCAACGGCCAATGGCAGCTTATTCATATGCCCGGTGGAGATTAG